In one Corallococcus sp. EGB genomic region, the following are encoded:
- a CDS encoding YbhB/YbcL family Raf kinase inhibitor-like protein translates to MPKPLELTSPKFKNGTPIPIAYTGEGDDKAPPLHWENLPAGAKSLALIVEDPDAPDPANPQRTFCHWVVYNLPVNAQNLPDGATLDVLPEGVKLGRNDFGRQDYGGPMPPIGNHRYYFKLYALDTVLPDLGQPTRTALLEAMEGHIVGETQLMGTYEKAHHRKH, encoded by the coding sequence ATGCCGAAGCCGCTCGAGCTCACCTCGCCGAAGTTCAAGAACGGGACGCCCATCCCCATCGCCTACACCGGCGAGGGCGACGACAAGGCCCCACCCCTGCACTGGGAGAACCTCCCCGCCGGGGCCAAGAGCCTGGCGCTCATCGTGGAGGACCCGGACGCGCCGGACCCGGCGAACCCTCAGCGCACCTTCTGCCACTGGGTCGTCTACAACCTCCCCGTCAACGCGCAGAACCTCCCGGACGGGGCCACCCTGGACGTGCTGCCGGAGGGGGTGAAGCTGGGACGCAACGACTTCGGCCGGCAGGACTACGGCGGGCCCATGCCTCCCATCGGCAACCACCGGTACTACTTCAAGCTGTATGCCCTGGACACGGTGCTGCCGGACCTGGGCCAGCCCACGCGCACGGCGCTGCTGGAGGCGATGGAGGGCCACATCGTGGGGGAGACCCAGCTCATGGGCACCTACGAGAAGGCGCACCACCGCAAGCACTGA
- a CDS encoding AtpZ/AtpI family protein — MADQEPRSREDAPGSELGETARQMRAAEPYISAVWKLVGGAVVGVLGGYFLDKWLGTSPWLLLGLSLVGIGVGFYGFLHAMARLGKRK; from the coding sequence ATGGCAGACCAGGAGCCTCGGAGTCGGGAGGACGCGCCAGGCAGTGAGCTGGGCGAGACGGCCCGGCAGATGCGGGCGGCGGAGCCGTACATCTCCGCGGTCTGGAAGCTGGTGGGCGGGGCGGTGGTGGGGGTCCTGGGCGGGTACTTCCTGGACAAGTGGCTGGGGACGTCGCCCTGGCTGCTCCTGGGGCTGAGCCTGGTGGGGATTGGCGTGGGGTTCTACGGCTTCCTCCATGCGATGGCGCGGCTGGGGA